From a region of the Rathayibacter sp. VKM Ac-2804 genome:
- a CDS encoding nuclear transport factor 2 family protein, with amino-acid sequence MDTALSTLSALSTLASLEKLPLAWGRALDRADRSILDAILGDDVVVDMTRATERIGLEFPVLSGKPTVLDTMIAAVGPLDTMHLVGNVLVEETRSGATVEAYALAQHFAPGEGADPAATRHALMGNTWNFELRWTGERYSVVRFEMDCLWMEGDPLVLLAAIS; translated from the coding sequence ATGGACACCGCACTCAGCACGCTCAGCGCACTCAGCACCCTCGCCTCGCTCGAGAAGCTGCCCCTCGCCTGGGGCCGAGCACTGGACCGAGCGGACAGGAGCATCCTCGACGCGATCCTCGGCGACGACGTCGTCGTGGACATGACCCGGGCCACCGAGAGGATCGGCCTCGAGTTCCCCGTCCTGTCGGGGAAGCCGACGGTCCTGGACACGATGATCGCCGCGGTCGGGCCGCTCGACACGATGCACCTCGTCGGCAACGTGCTCGTCGAGGAGACGCGGAGTGGTGCGACGGTCGAGGCGTACGCGCTCGCGCAGCACTTCGCTCCCGGCGAGGGCGCCGATCCGGCGGCGACCCGACACGCCCTGATGGGCAACACCTGGAACTTCGAGCTGCGCTGGACGGGGGAGCGGTACTCGGTGGTCCGCTTCGAGATGGACTGCCTCTGGATGGAGGGCGATCCGCTGGTGCTGCTCGCCGCGATCTCGTGA
- a CDS encoding phosphatase PAP2 family protein: MSTVALSPRARFHQRFLVEQREMTEPARRRLMRAGGGSVAVGLVLFAALIVQVATGTGLAALDPAVSEWFRAKRFAEGTVVMDTLATVFGPVFLPIIILGVLVLWIALARHLWRPLLLAGGMITGMLSVQLAAHLVQRMRPPVEYMLLGADGTFSFPSGHVTGVCDFFLITTFLLASRRSSPVWAIGGFALSLGMIAGQVVARLYLGYHWLTDTLASVALALVMLGSVVLIDTWRTAVVRRDEA; this comes from the coding sequence ATGAGCACCGTCGCCCTGTCTCCGCGCGCCCGATTCCACCAGCGCTTCCTCGTCGAGCAGCGGGAGATGACGGAGCCCGCCCGGCGCCGCCTGATGCGCGCGGGAGGCGGGTCGGTCGCCGTCGGACTCGTGCTCTTCGCCGCGCTGATCGTGCAGGTGGCGACGGGCACGGGACTGGCCGCGCTCGACCCCGCGGTCTCGGAGTGGTTCCGGGCGAAGCGCTTCGCCGAGGGGACCGTCGTGATGGACACGCTGGCCACGGTCTTCGGCCCGGTCTTCCTGCCGATCATCATCCTCGGCGTGCTCGTGCTGTGGATCGCGCTCGCCCGGCACCTCTGGCGGCCGCTCCTGCTCGCCGGCGGGATGATCACGGGGATGCTCAGCGTCCAGCTCGCCGCGCACCTGGTGCAGCGGATGCGGCCGCCCGTCGAGTACATGCTCCTCGGGGCGGACGGCACCTTCTCCTTCCCGTCCGGGCACGTCACCGGCGTCTGCGACTTCTTCCTGATCACGACGTTCCTGCTGGCGTCGCGCCGCTCCTCGCCGGTCTGGGCGATCGGCGGCTTCGCGCTCTCGCTCGGGATGATCGCCGGCCAGGTCGTCGCCCGCCTCTACCTCGGCTACCACTGGCTCACCGACACCCTCGCCTCGGTGGCGCTCGCCCTGGTGATGCTCGGCTCGGTCGTGCTGATCGACACCTGGCGCACCGCGGTCGTGCGCCGGGACGAGGCCTGA
- a CDS encoding extracellular solute-binding protein gives MRRRILTAAAAVATVALALTGCSSSGGGGASDDPNAEVQFWSFTGIQAKDNVSEYLAKKPDAKVKLTEVGSSQETATALTAALAGGKVPDLVMIQGDDLPRFVENSANFLDLRTLGGDDLDASYLGWAADAGTAQDGSVVGIPTDVGGLSFAYRADLFEQAGLPTDPAEVAALWSDWDGFLATGEKYTAATGKPFVDNVETSVFYSTINQVTEKYYSSDGELVYDTNPQVEDAFDTAVQAHDAGISAGIAAFSSGWGPGRANGAFAVTVAPSWILQGIKTDAPDTAGNWRVTTVPGVGGNWGGSVIAIPARAEHPEAAWQYIETMMSAEGQEDHFATSGTFPAATEALESESVRAYTDPFFGDSKIGDVIATSVEQFPSFVNGPDTGVIGAALSGALVELESGNVTSEDAFSSGLDSARQAVGG, from the coding sequence GTGAGAAGAAGAATCCTGACCGCGGCCGCCGCGGTCGCCACCGTCGCCCTCGCCCTGACCGGCTGCTCCTCGAGCGGCGGCGGCGGCGCGTCCGACGATCCGAACGCCGAGGTCCAGTTCTGGTCCTTCACCGGCATCCAGGCGAAGGACAACGTCAGCGAGTACCTGGCCAAGAAGCCCGACGCGAAGGTCAAGCTGACCGAGGTCGGCTCCTCGCAGGAGACCGCCACCGCCCTGACCGCCGCGCTCGCGGGCGGCAAGGTGCCCGACCTCGTCATGATCCAGGGCGACGACCTGCCGCGCTTCGTCGAGAACAGCGCCAACTTCCTCGACCTGCGCACCCTCGGCGGCGACGACCTCGACGCCTCCTACCTGGGCTGGGCCGCCGACGCGGGCACCGCCCAGGACGGCTCGGTCGTCGGCATCCCGACCGACGTCGGCGGCCTGAGCTTCGCCTACCGCGCCGATCTGTTCGAGCAGGCCGGGCTGCCGACCGATCCCGCCGAGGTCGCCGCGCTCTGGAGCGACTGGGACGGCTTCCTCGCGACCGGCGAGAAGTACACCGCCGCGACCGGCAAGCCCTTCGTCGACAACGTGGAGACCAGCGTCTTCTACTCCACCATCAACCAGGTGACCGAGAAGTACTACTCCTCCGACGGCGAGCTCGTCTACGACACCAACCCGCAGGTCGAGGACGCCTTCGACACCGCCGTGCAGGCGCACGACGCCGGCATCAGCGCCGGCATCGCCGCGTTCTCGTCGGGCTGGGGCCCCGGGCGCGCGAACGGCGCCTTCGCGGTGACCGTCGCTCCCTCGTGGATCCTGCAGGGCATCAAGACAGACGCCCCCGACACCGCCGGGAACTGGCGGGTCACCACCGTCCCCGGTGTCGGCGGCAACTGGGGCGGCAGCGTCATCGCGATCCCCGCTCGCGCCGAGCACCCCGAGGCGGCCTGGCAGTACATCGAGACGATGATGTCGGCCGAGGGCCAGGAGGACCACTTCGCCACGTCGGGCACCTTCCCGGCGGCGACGGAGGCCCTCGAGAGCGAGAGCGTCCGTGCCTACACGGACCCGTTCTTCGGCGACTCGAAGATCGGCGACGTCATCGCCACGTCCGTCGAGCAGTTCCCGTCCTTCGTCAACGGACCCGACACCGGCGTGATCGGCGCGGCGCTCTCCGGCGCGCTGGTCGAGCTGGAGTCCGGGAACGTGACCTCCGAGGACGCCTTCTCCTCCGGACTCGACAGCGCACGCCAGGCCGTCGGCGGTTGA